The sequence ttttaaaattaataggaCAATTATGTCCTTTATTTTTCCACAGTTTAAATGGAGAAATCTCTGATGAGAATAAACTAAAAGCCATTCTCTAGCTCACACtgtctctccctctctctatctcttctaCCTTATGGATTCTTCAAAAAGCAGATTAGTAGCCAGACGATCTGATCCGGCCAACTTTCCGGCGAAGAAAAGCATTTCTTCCCGGCGATctttatcttcatcttcttcttccttctcctctTGCTCCTCTAGCTCCCTCGTGTTTCCAGGCTCTCCTTTAAACTCTCCGGCGACTCCTTTTGGTCTCATCGGTGTTCCATTCGCATGGGAACAACTTCCTGGAAAACCCAAAGACTACTCTCATAGACTCAACCACCGCCGCAACAACGAGTCTTCAGTTATATTACCTCTCCCTCCTCACCGGAGTATCACCTTTCCGGTCACCGGTAAAAACCATAAATCTAACTATGCCACTAAAAAGAGCAGCTCCCCTGTGACGGCGACGGAGAAAGATCCCTTCGCGGCGGCGTTGTTGGAATGTTCCAAAGATgacgatgaagatgaagaagacgtAGATCGGAGGTTCCGAGGATCAAGCAAGGCATTGGTAAAGAATAGCATCAGCGACAGGTTCGGGTTAGTGAGTCTCTACGGTTCTTGTCGGAGAACTTGTGCAGTTTCAGAGTCCATTGTTTATCTTCCGAGACCGGGAAAAGCTGCTTTGTATGATCATCTGCTTCTTCCACGCCGTCACCGTTGATTTGTCGTCATTCACGATTTACTCTATTATATCTCTTGGTCTTTGTAATACTTTCCCTATATATTTATTCATGAATGTGTCATAttatgtgtgatatttttaaaattatttcttatgaactttttaact is a genomic window of Brassica napus cultivar Da-Ae chromosome A2, Da-Ae, whole genome shotgun sequence containing:
- the BNAA02G15700D gene encoding uncharacterized protein BNAA02G15700D, coding for MDSSKSRLVARRSDPANFPAKKSISSRRSLSSSSSSFSSCSSSSLVFPGSPLNSPATPFGLIGVPFAWEQLPGKPKDYSHRLNHRRNNESSVILPLPPHRSITFPVTGKNHKSNYATKKSSSPVTATEKDPFAAALLECSKDDDEDEEDVDRRFRGSSKALVKNSISDRFGLVSLYGSCRRTCAVSESIVYLPRPGKAALYDHLLLPRRHR